In one window of Pseudorca crassidens isolate mPseCra1 chromosome Y, mPseCra1.hap1, whole genome shotgun sequence DNA:
- the LOC137217916 gene encoding A-kinase anchor protein 17A-like isoform X3: protein MAAATIVHDTSEAVELCPPYGLYLKPITKMTISVALPQLKQPGKSISNWEVMERLKGMVRDHQFSALRISKSTMDFIRFEGEVENKSLVRAFLACLDGKTIKLSGFSDILKVRAAEFKIDFPTRHDWDSFFRDAKDMNETLPGERPDTIHLEGLPCKWFALKESGSEKPSEEVLVRVFERFGEIRNVDIPMLDPYREEMTGRNFHTFSFGGHLNFEAYVQYREYAGFIQAMSALRGMKLMYKGEDGKAVACNIKVSFDSTKHLSDASIRKRQLERQKLQELEQQREEQKRREKEAEERQRAEERKQKELEEQERERRREEKLRRRAQRQRERELRRGQRKLERLQAEEQRKLQEKIRLEERKLLLAQRNLQSIRLIAELLSRAKAVKLRQQEQREETLRLQQQEERRRLQEAELRRVEEEKERALGLQRRERELRERLLSILLSKKADGARAPAGLGAAHAHLLQPVLDILHTVSAGCSGAAPPTPTPGAQREDPPRPPAAGPAQNMNGGAADEAPSKEGQDPRRVAPDDGPSEKRCPGVLACIPDNNQQPKAAPAACEQSAPRKDARSEQDKCNREPSGGRGRASGDRGSDDGPKRERSRPRRAGSREDVRLPKERRSHRKRSHQDGSPRRRSASPEREHEHEHERSRRSHSRDRHGRRERSRDRDRRGSSGRKRSRHRRSERSRSGSPSRHRSTWNR from the exons ATGGCTGCGGCTACCATCGTGCACGACACGTCCGAGGCGGTGGAGCTGTGCCCTCCCTACGGCCTGTACCTGAAGCCCATCACGAAAATGACCATCAGCGTGGCGCTCCCGCAGCTGAAGCAGCCGGGCAAGTCCATCTCCAACTGGGAGGTGATGGAGCGCCTGAAGGGCATGGTGCGCGACCACCAGTTCTCCGCGCTGCGCATCTCCAAGAGCACCATGGACTTTATCCGCTTCGAGGGCGAGGTGGAGAACAAGAGCCTGGTCAGGGCCTTCCTGGCCTGCCTGGACGGCAAGACCATCAAGCTCAGCGGCTTCTCCGACATCCTCAAGGTGCGCGCCGCCGAGTTCAAGATCGACTTCCCCACCCGCCACGACTGGGACTCCTTCTTCCGGGACGCCAAGGACATGAACGAGACGCTGCCGGGCGAGCGGCCCGACACCATCCACCTGGAGGGGCTGCCCTGCAAGTGGTTCGCCCTGAAGGAGTCGGGCTCCGAGAAGCCCAGCGAGGAGGTGCTGGTCCGGGTGTTTGAGCGCTTCGGGGAGATCCGCAACGTGGACATCCCCATGCTGGACCCCTACCGCGAGGAGATGACGGGCCGCAACTTCCACACCTTCAGCTTCGGGGGCCACCTGAACTTCGAGGCCTACGTGCAGTACCGCGAGTACGCGGGCTTCATCCAGGCCATGAGCGCCCTGCGCGGCATGAAGCTCATGTACAAGGGCGAGGACGGCAAGGCCGTGGCCTGCAACatcaag GTTTCTTTCGATTCGACCAAACACTTGAGCGACGCCTCCATCAGGAAACGGCAGCTCGAGCGGCAGAAGCTTCAGGAGCTGGAGCAGCAGCGGGAGGAGCAGAAGCGCCGGGAGAAGGAGGcggaggagaggcagagggccGAGGAGAG GAAGCAGAAGGAGCTGGAGGAGCAGGAGCGCGAGAGGCGGCGGGAGGAGAAGCTGCGCAGGCGCGCGCAGAGGCAGCGGGAGCGCGAGCTGCGGCGCGGCCAGCGGAAGCTGGAGAGGCTGCAGGCGGAGGAGCAGCGGAAGCTGCAGGAGAAGATCCGGCTGGAGGAGCGCAAGCTGCTGCTGGCGCAGCGCAACCTGCAGTCCATCCGGCTCATCGCCGAGCTGCTGAGCCGCGCCAAG GCCGTGAAGCTGCGGCAGCAGGAGCAGCGGGAGGAGACGCtgcggctgcagcagcaggaggagCGCCGGCGGCTGCAGGAAGCGGAGCTGCGGCgagtggaggaggagaaggagcgCGCGCTGGGCCTGCAGCGCCGGGAGCGCGAGCTGCGCGAGCGTCTGCTCAGCATCCTGCTCAGCAAGAAGGCGGACGGCGCCCGCGCGCCCGCGGGTCTGGGCGCCGCGCACGCGCACCTGCTGCAGCCGGTGCTGGACATCCTGCACACCGTGTCGGCCGGCTGCTCGGGCGCCGCCCCGCCCACGCCCACGCCCGGCGCCCAGCGCGAGGACCCGCCCCGGCCGCCGGCCGCGGGTCCCGCCCAGAACATGAACGGCGGTGCCGCGGACGAGGCCCCGAGCAAGGAGGGGCAGGATCCTCGCCGTGTCGCCCCCGACGACGGCCCTTCCGAGAAGAGGTGCCCCGGCGTCCTCGCCTGCATCCCCGACAACAACCAGCAGCCCAAGGCCGCGCCCGCCGCCTGCGAGCAGAGCGCGCCCAGGAAGGACGCGCGCTCCGAGCAAGACAAGTGCAACCGTGAGCCCAGCGGGGGCCGCGGCCGGGCCAGCGGGGACCGGGGCAGCGATGACGGGCCCAAGCGGGAGCGCAGCCGGCCGCGGCGGGCGGGCAGCCGGGAGGACGTGAGGCTGCCCAAGGAGCGGAGGTCGCACAGGAAGCGCTCGCACCAGGACGGGAGCCCCCGCCGGCGCAGCGCCAGCCCCGAGCGCGAGCACGAGCACGAGCACGAGCGGTCGCGGAGGTCCCACAGCAGAGACCGGCATGGCCGGCGGGAGAGGAGCCGGGACCGGGACCGCAGGGGCAGCTCGGGCAGGAAGCGCAGCCGCCACCGACGCAGCGAGAGGTCGCGCTCGGGCTCCCCCAGCCGGCACCGCAGCACCTGGAACAGGTAA
- the LOC137217916 gene encoding A-kinase anchor protein 17A-like isoform X1 gives MAAATIVHDTSEAVELCPPYGLYLKPITKMTISVALPQLKQPGKSISNWEVMERLKGMVRDHQFSALRISKSTMDFIRFEGEVENKSLVRAFLACLDGKTIKLSGFSDILKVRAAEFKIDFPTRHDWDSFFRDAKDMNETLPGERPDTIHLEGLPCKWFALKESGSEKPSEEVLVRVFERFGEIRNVDIPMLDPYREEMTGRNFHTFSFGGHLNFEAYVQYREYAGFIQAMSALRGMKLMYKGEDGKAVACNIKVSFDSTKHLSDASIRKRQLERQKLQELEQQREEQKRREKEAEERQRAEERKQKELEEQERERRREEKLRRRAQRQRERELRRGQRKLERLQAEEQRKLQEKIRLEERKLLLAQRNLQSIRLIAELLSRAKAVKLRQQEQREETLRLQQQEERRRLQEAELRRVEEEKERALGLQRRERELRERLLSILLSKKADGARAPAGLGAAHAHLLQPVLDILHTVSAGCSGAAPPTPTPGAQREDPPRPPAAGPAQNMNGGAADEAPSKEGQDPRRVAPDDGPSEKRCPGVLACIPDNNQQPKAAPAACEQSAPRKDARSEQDKCNREPSGGRGRASGDRGSDDGPKRERSRPRRAGSREDVRLPKERRSHRKRSHQDGSPRRRSASPEREHEHEHERSRRSHSRDRHGRRERSRDRDRRGSSGRKRSRHRRSERSRSGSPSRHRSTWNSFNVSSPL, from the exons ATGGCTGCGGCTACCATCGTGCACGACACGTCCGAGGCGGTGGAGCTGTGCCCTCCCTACGGCCTGTACCTGAAGCCCATCACGAAAATGACCATCAGCGTGGCGCTCCCGCAGCTGAAGCAGCCGGGCAAGTCCATCTCCAACTGGGAGGTGATGGAGCGCCTGAAGGGCATGGTGCGCGACCACCAGTTCTCCGCGCTGCGCATCTCCAAGAGCACCATGGACTTTATCCGCTTCGAGGGCGAGGTGGAGAACAAGAGCCTGGTCAGGGCCTTCCTGGCCTGCCTGGACGGCAAGACCATCAAGCTCAGCGGCTTCTCCGACATCCTCAAGGTGCGCGCCGCCGAGTTCAAGATCGACTTCCCCACCCGCCACGACTGGGACTCCTTCTTCCGGGACGCCAAGGACATGAACGAGACGCTGCCGGGCGAGCGGCCCGACACCATCCACCTGGAGGGGCTGCCCTGCAAGTGGTTCGCCCTGAAGGAGTCGGGCTCCGAGAAGCCCAGCGAGGAGGTGCTGGTCCGGGTGTTTGAGCGCTTCGGGGAGATCCGCAACGTGGACATCCCCATGCTGGACCCCTACCGCGAGGAGATGACGGGCCGCAACTTCCACACCTTCAGCTTCGGGGGCCACCTGAACTTCGAGGCCTACGTGCAGTACCGCGAGTACGCGGGCTTCATCCAGGCCATGAGCGCCCTGCGCGGCATGAAGCTCATGTACAAGGGCGAGGACGGCAAGGCCGTGGCCTGCAACatcaag GTTTCTTTCGATTCGACCAAACACTTGAGCGACGCCTCCATCAGGAAACGGCAGCTCGAGCGGCAGAAGCTTCAGGAGCTGGAGCAGCAGCGGGAGGAGCAGAAGCGCCGGGAGAAGGAGGcggaggagaggcagagggccGAGGAGAG GAAGCAGAAGGAGCTGGAGGAGCAGGAGCGCGAGAGGCGGCGGGAGGAGAAGCTGCGCAGGCGCGCGCAGAGGCAGCGGGAGCGCGAGCTGCGGCGCGGCCAGCGGAAGCTGGAGAGGCTGCAGGCGGAGGAGCAGCGGAAGCTGCAGGAGAAGATCCGGCTGGAGGAGCGCAAGCTGCTGCTGGCGCAGCGCAACCTGCAGTCCATCCGGCTCATCGCCGAGCTGCTGAGCCGCGCCAAG GCCGTGAAGCTGCGGCAGCAGGAGCAGCGGGAGGAGACGCtgcggctgcagcagcaggaggagCGCCGGCGGCTGCAGGAAGCGGAGCTGCGGCgagtggaggaggagaaggagcgCGCGCTGGGCCTGCAGCGCCGGGAGCGCGAGCTGCGCGAGCGTCTGCTCAGCATCCTGCTCAGCAAGAAGGCGGACGGCGCCCGCGCGCCCGCGGGTCTGGGCGCCGCGCACGCGCACCTGCTGCAGCCGGTGCTGGACATCCTGCACACCGTGTCGGCCGGCTGCTCGGGCGCCGCCCCGCCCACGCCCACGCCCGGCGCCCAGCGCGAGGACCCGCCCCGGCCGCCGGCCGCGGGTCCCGCCCAGAACATGAACGGCGGTGCCGCGGACGAGGCCCCGAGCAAGGAGGGGCAGGATCCTCGCCGTGTCGCCCCCGACGACGGCCCTTCCGAGAAGAGGTGCCCCGGCGTCCTCGCCTGCATCCCCGACAACAACCAGCAGCCCAAGGCCGCGCCCGCCGCCTGCGAGCAGAGCGCGCCCAGGAAGGACGCGCGCTCCGAGCAAGACAAGTGCAACCGTGAGCCCAGCGGGGGCCGCGGCCGGGCCAGCGGGGACCGGGGCAGCGATGACGGGCCCAAGCGGGAGCGCAGCCGGCCGCGGCGGGCGGGCAGCCGGGAGGACGTGAGGCTGCCCAAGGAGCGGAGGTCGCACAGGAAGCGCTCGCACCAGGACGGGAGCCCCCGCCGGCGCAGCGCCAGCCCCGAGCGCGAGCACGAGCACGAGCACGAGCGGTCGCGGAGGTCCCACAGCAGAGACCGGCATGGCCGGCGGGAGAGGAGCCGGGACCGGGACCGCAGGGGCAGCTCGGGCAGGAAGCGCAGCCGCCACCGACGCAGCGAGAGGTCGCGCTCGGGCTCCCCCAGCCGGCACCGCAGCACCTGGAACAG CTTTAACGTCAGCAGTCCTCTCTGA
- the LOC137217916 gene encoding A-kinase anchor protein 17A-like isoform X2 — MAAATIVHDTSEAVELCPPYGLYLKPITKMTISVALPQLKQPGKSISNWEVMERLKGMVRDHQFSALRISKSTMDFIRFEGEVENKSLVRAFLACLDGKTIKLSGFSDILKVRAAEFKIDFPTRHDWDSFFRDAKDMNETLPGERPDTIHLEGLPCKWFALKESGSEKPSEEVLVRVFERFGEIRNVDIPMLDPYREEMTGRNFHTFSFGGHLNFEAYVQYREYAGFIQAMSALRGMKLMYKGEDGKAVACNIKVSFDSTKHLSDASIRKRQLERQKLQELEQQREEQKRREKEAEERQRAEERKQKELEEQERERRREEKLRRRAQRQRERELRRGQRKLERLQAEEQRKLQEKIRLEERKLLLAQRNLQSIRLIAELLSRAKAVKLRQQEQREETLRLQQQEERRRLQEAELRRVEEEKERALGLQRRERELRERLLSILLSKKADGARAPAGLGAAHAHLLQPVLDILHTVSAGCSGAAPPTPTPGAQREDPPRPPAAGPAQNMNGGAADEAPSKEGQDPRRVAPDDGPSEKRCPGVLACIPDNNQQPKAAPAACEQSAPRKDARSEQDKCNREPSGGRGRASGDRGSDDGPKRERSRPRRAGSREDVRLPKERRSHRKRSHQDGSPRRRSASPEREHEHEHERSRRSHSRDRHGRRERSRDRDRRGSSGRKRSRHRRSERSRSGSPSRHRSTWNRRNT; from the exons ATGGCTGCGGCTACCATCGTGCACGACACGTCCGAGGCGGTGGAGCTGTGCCCTCCCTACGGCCTGTACCTGAAGCCCATCACGAAAATGACCATCAGCGTGGCGCTCCCGCAGCTGAAGCAGCCGGGCAAGTCCATCTCCAACTGGGAGGTGATGGAGCGCCTGAAGGGCATGGTGCGCGACCACCAGTTCTCCGCGCTGCGCATCTCCAAGAGCACCATGGACTTTATCCGCTTCGAGGGCGAGGTGGAGAACAAGAGCCTGGTCAGGGCCTTCCTGGCCTGCCTGGACGGCAAGACCATCAAGCTCAGCGGCTTCTCCGACATCCTCAAGGTGCGCGCCGCCGAGTTCAAGATCGACTTCCCCACCCGCCACGACTGGGACTCCTTCTTCCGGGACGCCAAGGACATGAACGAGACGCTGCCGGGCGAGCGGCCCGACACCATCCACCTGGAGGGGCTGCCCTGCAAGTGGTTCGCCCTGAAGGAGTCGGGCTCCGAGAAGCCCAGCGAGGAGGTGCTGGTCCGGGTGTTTGAGCGCTTCGGGGAGATCCGCAACGTGGACATCCCCATGCTGGACCCCTACCGCGAGGAGATGACGGGCCGCAACTTCCACACCTTCAGCTTCGGGGGCCACCTGAACTTCGAGGCCTACGTGCAGTACCGCGAGTACGCGGGCTTCATCCAGGCCATGAGCGCCCTGCGCGGCATGAAGCTCATGTACAAGGGCGAGGACGGCAAGGCCGTGGCCTGCAACatcaag GTTTCTTTCGATTCGACCAAACACTTGAGCGACGCCTCCATCAGGAAACGGCAGCTCGAGCGGCAGAAGCTTCAGGAGCTGGAGCAGCAGCGGGAGGAGCAGAAGCGCCGGGAGAAGGAGGcggaggagaggcagagggccGAGGAGAG GAAGCAGAAGGAGCTGGAGGAGCAGGAGCGCGAGAGGCGGCGGGAGGAGAAGCTGCGCAGGCGCGCGCAGAGGCAGCGGGAGCGCGAGCTGCGGCGCGGCCAGCGGAAGCTGGAGAGGCTGCAGGCGGAGGAGCAGCGGAAGCTGCAGGAGAAGATCCGGCTGGAGGAGCGCAAGCTGCTGCTGGCGCAGCGCAACCTGCAGTCCATCCGGCTCATCGCCGAGCTGCTGAGCCGCGCCAAG GCCGTGAAGCTGCGGCAGCAGGAGCAGCGGGAGGAGACGCtgcggctgcagcagcaggaggagCGCCGGCGGCTGCAGGAAGCGGAGCTGCGGCgagtggaggaggagaaggagcgCGCGCTGGGCCTGCAGCGCCGGGAGCGCGAGCTGCGCGAGCGTCTGCTCAGCATCCTGCTCAGCAAGAAGGCGGACGGCGCCCGCGCGCCCGCGGGTCTGGGCGCCGCGCACGCGCACCTGCTGCAGCCGGTGCTGGACATCCTGCACACCGTGTCGGCCGGCTGCTCGGGCGCCGCCCCGCCCACGCCCACGCCCGGCGCCCAGCGCGAGGACCCGCCCCGGCCGCCGGCCGCGGGTCCCGCCCAGAACATGAACGGCGGTGCCGCGGACGAGGCCCCGAGCAAGGAGGGGCAGGATCCTCGCCGTGTCGCCCCCGACGACGGCCCTTCCGAGAAGAGGTGCCCCGGCGTCCTCGCCTGCATCCCCGACAACAACCAGCAGCCCAAGGCCGCGCCCGCCGCCTGCGAGCAGAGCGCGCCCAGGAAGGACGCGCGCTCCGAGCAAGACAAGTGCAACCGTGAGCCCAGCGGGGGCCGCGGCCGGGCCAGCGGGGACCGGGGCAGCGATGACGGGCCCAAGCGGGAGCGCAGCCGGCCGCGGCGGGCGGGCAGCCGGGAGGACGTGAGGCTGCCCAAGGAGCGGAGGTCGCACAGGAAGCGCTCGCACCAGGACGGGAGCCCCCGCCGGCGCAGCGCCAGCCCCGAGCGCGAGCACGAGCACGAGCACGAGCGGTCGCGGAGGTCCCACAGCAGAGACCGGCATGGCCGGCGGGAGAGGAGCCGGGACCGGGACCGCAGGGGCAGCTCGGGCAGGAAGCGCAGCCGCCACCGACGCAGCGAGAGGTCGCGCTCGGGCTCCCCCAGCCGGCACCGCAGCACCTGGAACAG GAGGAACACGTAG